The Eleginops maclovinus isolate JMC-PN-2008 ecotype Puerto Natales chromosome 3, JC_Emac_rtc_rv5, whole genome shotgun sequence genome includes a region encoding these proteins:
- the aplp1 gene encoding amyloid beta precursor like protein 1 isoform X1, with product MGHTAMPILMAVLSYCVLENVEALAMTEVNGPDPQGAEPQIAMFCGRQLLHMNLQTGQWEPDPQGRQGCFKEPGEILSYCQEMYPALPISHIEESKRPVTIPAWCKKGWGHCQPHPFIVLPYRCLEGEYVSEALLVPDRCRFLHQEQMDACKSYVYWQNIAKEECTADNLELHSYGMLLPCGDHFRGVEYVCCPGRGSSNGKGEMEERDVPAAPQTFTSQTSGKLNSVTKVTAPTPSPSPDTDADEADMEVEDDDVVEEEEEEEDVEEEEEEEEEEEEDVDEEEAEEEEEEAVAVKGPEEYDEYPIDSGPYQTSDYMDTFFYEKSQKPTTSTPLMKGESLTKPRPTDGVDVYFEKPVDDTEHANFLRAKTDLEERRMKRINEIMKEWAEADNQSKSLPKLERQALNEHFQSVLQTLEEQVAGERQRLVETHLARVEAILNNNRRLALENYLTAVQSDPPQPERVLQALKRYMAAEQKDRRHTLRHYQHIVAVDPQKAEQMKFQVYTHLHVIEERMNQSLALLYKDPTLVDELHDDIQELVKAERGDISELMTTSFSETRTTEELLPAESEEEKDDEEEEERAFQNRPYPPHIEPKSNKKVSAVEEYDYTTSERGPTYEYEEKINTSVELKQVVNKPPEIERDELQPDALETFNRGAMVGLLVVAVAIAMVMVISLLLVRRKPYGTISHGIVEQVDPMLTPEERQLNKMQNHGYENPTYKFFEQMN from the exons GCTCTGGCCATGACCGAGGTGAACGGGCCAGACCCACAAGGCGCTGAGCCACAGATTGCCATGTTTTGCGGCCGTCAGCTCCTGCACATGAATCTACAGACTGGCCAGTGGGAGCCGGATCCTCAGGGCCGCCAGGGCTGCTTCAAAGAGCCTGGCGAAATCCTGTCCTATTGTCAGGAG ATGTACCCAGCACTTCCGATTTCCCATATAGAGGAGTCAAAAAGACCTGTCACCATCCCCGCCTGGTGTAAGAAAGGTTGGGGCCACTGCCAGCCACACCCCTTCATAGTGCTTCCCTACCGCTGTCTAG AGGGCGAGTATGTGAGCGAGGCCCTGCTGGTGCCTGACCGCTGCCGTTTCCTCCACCAGGAGCAGATGGATGCCTGCAAGAGTTACGTGTACTGGCAAAACATTGCTAAGGAG GAATGCACTGCAGACAATCTGGAGCTCCACAGCTATGGTATGCTGTTGccatgtggagatcatttccGAGGAGTGGAGTATGTGTGCTGCCCAGGCCGAGGGAGTTCCAACGGTaaaggagagatggaggaaagaGACGTCCCCGCTGCACCTCAGACATTCACGTCCCAGACCAGTGGAAAACTAAATTCTGT AACCAAAGTGACAGCCCCCACTCCTAGCCCCTCTCCTGACACTGATGCGGACGAAGCCGATATGGAAGTGGAGGACGATGATGTGgttgaggaggaagaggaggaggaagatgtggaggaggaggaggaggaggaggaggaggaggaagaagatgttgatgaggaagaggcagaagaagaggaagaggaggcagtaGCTGTGAAAGGTCCAGAAGAGTATGATGAATACCCCATCGACTCAGGTCCCTACCAAACATCTGACTATATGGACACTTTCTTTTACGAGAAAAGCCAGAAACCCACCACTTCTACACCTCTGATGAAGGGAGAGAGCT TGACAAAACCCAGGCCTACAGATGGCGTTGATGTTTATTTTGAGAAGCCAGTGGATGACACTGAGCATGCCAACTTCCTGCGTGCCAAAACAGACCTGGAGGAACGCAGAATGAAGCGCATCAATGAG ATCATGAAGGAATGGGCAGAGGCAGACAACCAGTCAAAGAGTCTTCCTAAATTAGAGCGACAGGCCCTGAATGAA CACTTTCAGTCTGTGCTGCAGACGCTGGAGGAACAGGTCGCTGGGGAGAGGCAGAGACTGGTGGAGACTCATCTTGCCAGAGTGGAGGCCATACTCAACAATAACCGCCGCCTGGCCCTGGAGAACTACCTTACTGCCGTACAGTCTGACCCCCCTCAG CCAGAGCGTGTGCTGCAGGCTCTGAAGCGATACATGGCAGCAGAGCAGAAGGACCGCAGACATACACTCAGGCATTACCAGCATATTGTGGCTGTCGACCCCCAGAAGGCTGAGCAGATGAAATTCcag GTGTACACACATCTCCATGTAATTGAGGAGAGGATGAACCAGAGTCTTGCATTGTTGTACAAGGATCCTACCTTGGTTGACGAGCTACATGATGATATAC AGGAACTGGTTAAGGCCGAAAGAGGAGACATCAGTGAGCTCATGACTACCTCCTTCTCCGAGACCCGCACCACTGAGGAGCTTCTGCCGGCTGAGAGCGAAGAGGAAAaggatgatgaggaggaagaggagcgagCCTTCCAGAACAGGCCTTATCCTCCCCACATTG aaCCGAAGTCTAACAAGAAAG TGTCTGCAGTAGAAGAATATGATTATACCACATCTGAGAGAGGCCCCACATACGAATATGAGGAAAAG ATCAACACCTCTGTGGAGCTCAAGCAGGTAGTCAACAAGCCTCCTGAGATCGAGCGAGATGAACTG CAACCCGATGCTTTGGAGACGTTTAATCGTGGCGCAATGGTGGGGTTGCTCGTGGTGGCCGTGGCGATCGCCATGGTGATGGTAATCAGCCTGCTGCTGGTGCGCAGGAAGCCATACGGAACAATCAGTCATGGCATCGTAGAG CAGGTTGACCCCATGCTGACACCAGAAGAACGACAGCTCAACAAAATGCAAAACCATGGCTATGAAAACCCTACCTACAAATTCTTTGAACAGATGAACTGA
- the aplp1 gene encoding amyloid beta precursor like protein 1 isoform X2, with protein MGHTAMPILMAVLSYCVLENVEALAMTEVNGPDPQGAEPQIAMFCGRQLLHMNLQTGQWEPDPQGRQGCFKEPGEILSYCQEMYPALPISHIEESKRPVTIPAWCKKGWGHCQPHPFIVLPYRCLEGEYVSEALLVPDRCRFLHQEQMDACKSYVYWQNIAKEECTADNLELHSYGMLLPCGDHFRGVEYVCCPGRGSSNGKGEMEERDVPAAPQTFTSQTSGKLNSVTKVTAPTPSPSPDTDADEADMEVEDDDVVEEEEEEEDVEEEEEEEEEEEEDVDEEEAEEEEEEAVAVKGPEEYDEYPIDSGPYQTSDYMDTFFYEKSQKPTTSTPLMKGESLTKPRPTDGVDVYFEKPVDDTEHANFLRAKTDLEERRMKRINEIMKEWAEADNQSKSLPKLERQALNEHFQSVLQTLEEQVAGERQRLVETHLARVEAILNNNRRLALENYLTAVQSDPPQPERVLQALKRYMAAEQKDRRHTLRHYQHIVAVDPQKAEQMKFQVYTHLHVIEERMNQSLALLYKDPTLVDELHDDIQELVKAERGDISELMTTSFSETRTTEELLPAESEEEKDDEEEEERAFQNRPYPPHIEPKSNKKVSAVEEYDYTTSERGPTYEYEEKINTSVELKQVVNKPPEIERDELQPDALETFNRGAMVGLLVVAVAIAMVMVISLLLVRRKPYGTISHGIVEVDPMLTPEERQLNKMQNHGYENPTYKFFEQMN; from the exons GCTCTGGCCATGACCGAGGTGAACGGGCCAGACCCACAAGGCGCTGAGCCACAGATTGCCATGTTTTGCGGCCGTCAGCTCCTGCACATGAATCTACAGACTGGCCAGTGGGAGCCGGATCCTCAGGGCCGCCAGGGCTGCTTCAAAGAGCCTGGCGAAATCCTGTCCTATTGTCAGGAG ATGTACCCAGCACTTCCGATTTCCCATATAGAGGAGTCAAAAAGACCTGTCACCATCCCCGCCTGGTGTAAGAAAGGTTGGGGCCACTGCCAGCCACACCCCTTCATAGTGCTTCCCTACCGCTGTCTAG AGGGCGAGTATGTGAGCGAGGCCCTGCTGGTGCCTGACCGCTGCCGTTTCCTCCACCAGGAGCAGATGGATGCCTGCAAGAGTTACGTGTACTGGCAAAACATTGCTAAGGAG GAATGCACTGCAGACAATCTGGAGCTCCACAGCTATGGTATGCTGTTGccatgtggagatcatttccGAGGAGTGGAGTATGTGTGCTGCCCAGGCCGAGGGAGTTCCAACGGTaaaggagagatggaggaaagaGACGTCCCCGCTGCACCTCAGACATTCACGTCCCAGACCAGTGGAAAACTAAATTCTGT AACCAAAGTGACAGCCCCCACTCCTAGCCCCTCTCCTGACACTGATGCGGACGAAGCCGATATGGAAGTGGAGGACGATGATGTGgttgaggaggaagaggaggaggaagatgtggaggaggaggaggaggaggaggaggaggaggaagaagatgttgatgaggaagaggcagaagaagaggaagaggaggcagtaGCTGTGAAAGGTCCAGAAGAGTATGATGAATACCCCATCGACTCAGGTCCCTACCAAACATCTGACTATATGGACACTTTCTTTTACGAGAAAAGCCAGAAACCCACCACTTCTACACCTCTGATGAAGGGAGAGAGCT TGACAAAACCCAGGCCTACAGATGGCGTTGATGTTTATTTTGAGAAGCCAGTGGATGACACTGAGCATGCCAACTTCCTGCGTGCCAAAACAGACCTGGAGGAACGCAGAATGAAGCGCATCAATGAG ATCATGAAGGAATGGGCAGAGGCAGACAACCAGTCAAAGAGTCTTCCTAAATTAGAGCGACAGGCCCTGAATGAA CACTTTCAGTCTGTGCTGCAGACGCTGGAGGAACAGGTCGCTGGGGAGAGGCAGAGACTGGTGGAGACTCATCTTGCCAGAGTGGAGGCCATACTCAACAATAACCGCCGCCTGGCCCTGGAGAACTACCTTACTGCCGTACAGTCTGACCCCCCTCAG CCAGAGCGTGTGCTGCAGGCTCTGAAGCGATACATGGCAGCAGAGCAGAAGGACCGCAGACATACACTCAGGCATTACCAGCATATTGTGGCTGTCGACCCCCAGAAGGCTGAGCAGATGAAATTCcag GTGTACACACATCTCCATGTAATTGAGGAGAGGATGAACCAGAGTCTTGCATTGTTGTACAAGGATCCTACCTTGGTTGACGAGCTACATGATGATATAC AGGAACTGGTTAAGGCCGAAAGAGGAGACATCAGTGAGCTCATGACTACCTCCTTCTCCGAGACCCGCACCACTGAGGAGCTTCTGCCGGCTGAGAGCGAAGAGGAAAaggatgatgaggaggaagaggagcgagCCTTCCAGAACAGGCCTTATCCTCCCCACATTG aaCCGAAGTCTAACAAGAAAG TGTCTGCAGTAGAAGAATATGATTATACCACATCTGAGAGAGGCCCCACATACGAATATGAGGAAAAG ATCAACACCTCTGTGGAGCTCAAGCAGGTAGTCAACAAGCCTCCTGAGATCGAGCGAGATGAACTG CAACCCGATGCTTTGGAGACGTTTAATCGTGGCGCAATGGTGGGGTTGCTCGTGGTGGCCGTGGCGATCGCCATGGTGATGGTAATCAGCCTGCTGCTGGTGCGCAGGAAGCCATACGGAACAATCAGTCATGGCATCGTAGAG GTTGACCCCATGCTGACACCAGAAGAACGACAGCTCAACAAAATGCAAAACCATGGCTATGAAAACCCTACCTACAAATTCTTTGAACAGATGAACTGA
- the zbtb32 gene encoding zinc finger and BTB domain-containing protein 32 isoform X1: MKDTTLFREHFIILLQTSEMIRINNTQYFNFLQDADTLRRSGSLCDAIISVKSQIFKAHRLVLACASRRLAQQLAQADTDSPVHFTLEYFSPRTFQQVLDFTYTQTLEVTEGDLHLLLRAAQLLEMQLLEDQCLKQLGKLNYREVEAERREIPSLKEEEQDITAEKNSQKQSSPVQEEKLQETSSPVEEANDCIVMENLSPCDPAKNPKSLPPQRKKLKRPPVLETSLNRDRVNNRPASNSSTISSPWTFPTNMWSSVSNLRRIAGNYSSLIAAHPLRSQSPSSVAYPFPLSTPHMFPLLGTHFQNPVHSSVMSYSSFHPSYTQNLYARSTGVGSLTKQGLLKKKKNSQRAFTGTSHTGERSYHEVPKASRERVKDCQRCSTNLHDNPTQREPAPTPTGEAFAGCHVFRRGDLVQHEPHSHQQEHKGEKPYQCQHCPKKFSLKHQLDTHHRVHTGEKPFECRLCSQRSRDYSAMIKHLRTHGGATPYQCTVCLEFCNSLVSMQRHIKSHAVQDFPPNWSINSTYLYISHI, from the exons atgaaggacacCACTTTATTTCGAGA ACATTTTATAATACTTCTACAGACTTCAGAAATGATCCGAATCAACAACACCCAATACTTCAACTTCCTGCAGGATGCAGATACCTTACGTCGCTCAGGATCCCTCTGTGACGCTATCATCTCGGTAAAGAGTCAAATTTTTAAGGCTCATCGGCTAGTACTAGCTTGTGCTAGCAGAAGACTAGCGCAGCAGCTAGCCCAGGCAGACACAGACAGCCCAGTCCACTTCACTCTTGAGTATTTCTCACCCCGCACCTTCCAGCAAGTTCTGGACTTCACCTACACACAGACTCTGGAGGTGACTGAAGGTGACCTGCATTTACTGCTTAGAGCTGCTCAGCTCTTGGAgatgcagctgctggaggaccAGTGCCTGAAGCAGCTGGGGAAACTCAACTACAGAGAAGTGGAGGCTGAAAGAAGAGAAATCCCATCtttaaaagaggaagaacaagaTATAACTGCAGAGAAGAACAGCCAAAAGCAATCAAGTCCAGTTCAGGAGGAGAAACTCCAAGAGACTTCTTCCCCAGTGGAGGAGGCAAACGATTGCATTGTCATGGAGAACCTCTCACCCTGTGATCCTGCTAAGAACCCCAAAAGTCTGCCACCACAAAGGAAGAAGCTCAAACGCCCCCCCGTGTTAGAAACATCCCTTAACAGAGATCGTGTTAACAACAGGCCTGCCAGTAACAGCTCCACCATCTCCTCTCCATGGACATTTCCAACAAACATGTGGAGCTCTGTGAGCAACCTGAGGCGGATAGCAGGGAACTATTCAAGCTTAATTGCAGCTCACCCTCTTCGGTCCCAGAGCCCATCCTCCGTTGCATACCCATTCCCCCTCTCCACCCCCCACATGTTCCCCCTACTCGGAACTCATTTTCAAAACCCTGTTCACAGCTCTGTAATGAGCTACTCAAGCTTTCATCCAAGTTATACACAAAACCTTTACGCCCGATCTACAGGGGTGGGGAGCTTAACCAAGCAAGgcctcttgaaaaaaaaaaagaacagccaGAGAGCGTTTACTGGGACCAGTCACACTGGTGAGCGGAG TTACCATGAGGTACCCAAAGCCAGCAGAGAGAGGGTTAAAGACTGCCAACGCTGCAGTACCAACCTCCATGATAATCCAACGCAGCGGGAGCCAGCCCCCACACCAACGG GTGAGGCCTTTGCAGGATGTCATGTCTTTAGAAGAGGAGATTTGGTGCAGCATGAACCACATTCCCATCAACAAGAACACAAAGGAGAAAAACCCTACCAGTGCCAACACTGCCCAAAGAAGTTTAGTCTGAAACATCAACTGGACACACACCATAGAGTTCACACCG GAGAGAAACCCTTCGAGTGTCGTCTCTGTAGTCAACGCTCACGGGACTACTCAGCCATGATCAAGCACCTGCGGACTCACGGTGGGGCCACACCCTACCAGTGCACAGTGTGTCTGGAGTTCTGCAATAGCCTGGTCTCCATGCAAAGACACATCAAGAGCCACGCAGTGCAGGACTTCCCTCCTAACTGGAGCATCAACAGCACATACCTGTACATCTCACACATCTGA
- the zbtb32 gene encoding zinc finger and BTB domain-containing protein 32 isoform X2, producing MNTGHFIILLQTSEMIRINNTQYFNFLQDADTLRRSGSLCDAIISVKSQIFKAHRLVLACASRRLAQQLAQADTDSPVHFTLEYFSPRTFQQVLDFTYTQTLEVTEGDLHLLLRAAQLLEMQLLEDQCLKQLGKLNYREVEAERREIPSLKEEEQDITAEKNSQKQSSPVQEEKLQETSSPVEEANDCIVMENLSPCDPAKNPKSLPPQRKKLKRPPVLETSLNRDRVNNRPASNSSTISSPWTFPTNMWSSVSNLRRIAGNYSSLIAAHPLRSQSPSSVAYPFPLSTPHMFPLLGTHFQNPVHSSVMSYSSFHPSYTQNLYARSTGVGSLTKQGLLKKKKNSQRAFTGTSHTGERSYHEVPKASRERVKDCQRCSTNLHDNPTQREPAPTPTGEAFAGCHVFRRGDLVQHEPHSHQQEHKGEKPYQCQHCPKKFSLKHQLDTHHRVHTGEKPFECRLCSQRSRDYSAMIKHLRTHGGATPYQCTVCLEFCNSLVSMQRHIKSHAVQDFPPNWSINSTYLYISHI from the exons ATGAATACCGG ACATTTTATAATACTTCTACAGACTTCAGAAATGATCCGAATCAACAACACCCAATACTTCAACTTCCTGCAGGATGCAGATACCTTACGTCGCTCAGGATCCCTCTGTGACGCTATCATCTCGGTAAAGAGTCAAATTTTTAAGGCTCATCGGCTAGTACTAGCTTGTGCTAGCAGAAGACTAGCGCAGCAGCTAGCCCAGGCAGACACAGACAGCCCAGTCCACTTCACTCTTGAGTATTTCTCACCCCGCACCTTCCAGCAAGTTCTGGACTTCACCTACACACAGACTCTGGAGGTGACTGAAGGTGACCTGCATTTACTGCTTAGAGCTGCTCAGCTCTTGGAgatgcagctgctggaggaccAGTGCCTGAAGCAGCTGGGGAAACTCAACTACAGAGAAGTGGAGGCTGAAAGAAGAGAAATCCCATCtttaaaagaggaagaacaagaTATAACTGCAGAGAAGAACAGCCAAAAGCAATCAAGTCCAGTTCAGGAGGAGAAACTCCAAGAGACTTCTTCCCCAGTGGAGGAGGCAAACGATTGCATTGTCATGGAGAACCTCTCACCCTGTGATCCTGCTAAGAACCCCAAAAGTCTGCCACCACAAAGGAAGAAGCTCAAACGCCCCCCCGTGTTAGAAACATCCCTTAACAGAGATCGTGTTAACAACAGGCCTGCCAGTAACAGCTCCACCATCTCCTCTCCATGGACATTTCCAACAAACATGTGGAGCTCTGTGAGCAACCTGAGGCGGATAGCAGGGAACTATTCAAGCTTAATTGCAGCTCACCCTCTTCGGTCCCAGAGCCCATCCTCCGTTGCATACCCATTCCCCCTCTCCACCCCCCACATGTTCCCCCTACTCGGAACTCATTTTCAAAACCCTGTTCACAGCTCTGTAATGAGCTACTCAAGCTTTCATCCAAGTTATACACAAAACCTTTACGCCCGATCTACAGGGGTGGGGAGCTTAACCAAGCAAGgcctcttgaaaaaaaaaaagaacagccaGAGAGCGTTTACTGGGACCAGTCACACTGGTGAGCGGAG TTACCATGAGGTACCCAAAGCCAGCAGAGAGAGGGTTAAAGACTGCCAACGCTGCAGTACCAACCTCCATGATAATCCAACGCAGCGGGAGCCAGCCCCCACACCAACGG GTGAGGCCTTTGCAGGATGTCATGTCTTTAGAAGAGGAGATTTGGTGCAGCATGAACCACATTCCCATCAACAAGAACACAAAGGAGAAAAACCCTACCAGTGCCAACACTGCCCAAAGAAGTTTAGTCTGAAACATCAACTGGACACACACCATAGAGTTCACACCG GAGAGAAACCCTTCGAGTGTCGTCTCTGTAGTCAACGCTCACGGGACTACTCAGCCATGATCAAGCACCTGCGGACTCACGGTGGGGCCACACCCTACCAGTGCACAGTGTGTCTGGAGTTCTGCAATAGCCTGGTCTCCATGCAAAGACACATCAAGAGCCACGCAGTGCAGGACTTCCCTCCTAACTGGAGCATCAACAGCACATACCTGTACATCTCACACATCTGA
- the zbtb32 gene encoding zinc finger and BTB domain-containing protein 32 isoform X3 has protein sequence MIRINNTQYFNFLQDADTLRRSGSLCDAIISVKSQIFKAHRLVLACASRRLAQQLAQADTDSPVHFTLEYFSPRTFQQVLDFTYTQTLEVTEGDLHLLLRAAQLLEMQLLEDQCLKQLGKLNYREVEAERREIPSLKEEEQDITAEKNSQKQSSPVQEEKLQETSSPVEEANDCIVMENLSPCDPAKNPKSLPPQRKKLKRPPVLETSLNRDRVNNRPASNSSTISSPWTFPTNMWSSVSNLRRIAGNYSSLIAAHPLRSQSPSSVAYPFPLSTPHMFPLLGTHFQNPVHSSVMSYSSFHPSYTQNLYARSTGVGSLTKQGLLKKKKNSQRAFTGTSHTGERSYHEVPKASRERVKDCQRCSTNLHDNPTQREPAPTPTGEAFAGCHVFRRGDLVQHEPHSHQQEHKGEKPYQCQHCPKKFSLKHQLDTHHRVHTGEKPFECRLCSQRSRDYSAMIKHLRTHGGATPYQCTVCLEFCNSLVSMQRHIKSHAVQDFPPNWSINSTYLYISHI, from the exons ATGATCCGAATCAACAACACCCAATACTTCAACTTCCTGCAGGATGCAGATACCTTACGTCGCTCAGGATCCCTCTGTGACGCTATCATCTCGGTAAAGAGTCAAATTTTTAAGGCTCATCGGCTAGTACTAGCTTGTGCTAGCAGAAGACTAGCGCAGCAGCTAGCCCAGGCAGACACAGACAGCCCAGTCCACTTCACTCTTGAGTATTTCTCACCCCGCACCTTCCAGCAAGTTCTGGACTTCACCTACACACAGACTCTGGAGGTGACTGAAGGTGACCTGCATTTACTGCTTAGAGCTGCTCAGCTCTTGGAgatgcagctgctggaggaccAGTGCCTGAAGCAGCTGGGGAAACTCAACTACAGAGAAGTGGAGGCTGAAAGAAGAGAAATCCCATCtttaaaagaggaagaacaagaTATAACTGCAGAGAAGAACAGCCAAAAGCAATCAAGTCCAGTTCAGGAGGAGAAACTCCAAGAGACTTCTTCCCCAGTGGAGGAGGCAAACGATTGCATTGTCATGGAGAACCTCTCACCCTGTGATCCTGCTAAGAACCCCAAAAGTCTGCCACCACAAAGGAAGAAGCTCAAACGCCCCCCCGTGTTAGAAACATCCCTTAACAGAGATCGTGTTAACAACAGGCCTGCCAGTAACAGCTCCACCATCTCCTCTCCATGGACATTTCCAACAAACATGTGGAGCTCTGTGAGCAACCTGAGGCGGATAGCAGGGAACTATTCAAGCTTAATTGCAGCTCACCCTCTTCGGTCCCAGAGCCCATCCTCCGTTGCATACCCATTCCCCCTCTCCACCCCCCACATGTTCCCCCTACTCGGAACTCATTTTCAAAACCCTGTTCACAGCTCTGTAATGAGCTACTCAAGCTTTCATCCAAGTTATACACAAAACCTTTACGCCCGATCTACAGGGGTGGGGAGCTTAACCAAGCAAGgcctcttgaaaaaaaaaaagaacagccaGAGAGCGTTTACTGGGACCAGTCACACTGGTGAGCGGAG TTACCATGAGGTACCCAAAGCCAGCAGAGAGAGGGTTAAAGACTGCCAACGCTGCAGTACCAACCTCCATGATAATCCAACGCAGCGGGAGCCAGCCCCCACACCAACGG GTGAGGCCTTTGCAGGATGTCATGTCTTTAGAAGAGGAGATTTGGTGCAGCATGAACCACATTCCCATCAACAAGAACACAAAGGAGAAAAACCCTACCAGTGCCAACACTGCCCAAAGAAGTTTAGTCTGAAACATCAACTGGACACACACCATAGAGTTCACACCG GAGAGAAACCCTTCGAGTGTCGTCTCTGTAGTCAACGCTCACGGGACTACTCAGCCATGATCAAGCACCTGCGGACTCACGGTGGGGCCACACCCTACCAGTGCACAGTGTGTCTGGAGTTCTGCAATAGCCTGGTCTCCATGCAAAGACACATCAAGAGCCACGCAGTGCAGGACTTCCCTCCTAACTGGAGCATCAACAGCACATACCTGTACATCTCACACATCTGA